Part of the Henckelia pumila isolate YLH828 chromosome 2, ASM3356847v2, whole genome shotgun sequence genome is shown below.
TGGTAGATATAACATGTGAGCTTTGTGAGAACTAGTTGGAACATGAAGGTCTACTCTATGATGGCAGATTGTTTTCGTTTATTATCTTGCCAACGTAGTGATCCAGAATAATATTATGCATGAAATACATAATTGATACTGATTATGAAAAACTTTAATAGAAAGTAAGTAATGTAAGTCTAGGTGAAGGAACAAAGATTGAATGCAAAAAGAATTTCAACTTGGAATGTCTTCTAAGAAAATAGAACTGACAGTGGAATGTAGGCTCTCTGACTAATGTATAACCGGGCAAGGTGAAATTACTTCGATAAGGTGTTATCATCGTACCATATGTTTTTCCCATTTTAACATATTCTGGTATCTTTATTGATAATGATCCTGGATATATTTCAGGTAGTTAAGGCAGGGGCAGTGATATTGTTATCTGCAATCCTTTTGACGGTACTCCACCCAGTTGTCGTGTCTCCGGCATTTGCTAGTTTCCCGAATGCAGCCAAAACTGGAATACCAGCAGCAGTTGCTGCAGGGACTAGTCTTATACGCGTTGAGTTACTAAGCAGCGCATGGACTGGTTTCTTGGCGGGTTGCTTGCACACATTATCAGGCCCCGACCATCTTGCTGCCTTGGCTCCACTTTCAATTGGCTGCTCGAGGATGGAAAGTGCTGCTGTTGGAGCCCTTTGGGGGTGCGGACACGATGCAGGACAGTTGATATTTGGCTTACTTTTCTTACTTCTGAAAGATCGGCTGCATATTGAAGTCTTGAGAACTTGGGGAACGAGAGTGGTGGGGTTTACTCTACTTGTTATAGGAGCCATGGGAATAAGGGAAGCATTAGAAGTACCCGCCCCGTGTGTGGTCCTGGAGAATGGTGAGAGTGATGTGAGTGGATATGAAATGATCGCCGCAAGCCCTTCAATTGGAAAGAAGAAATTTGGTTTTACTACGTTTGCTACGGGGATTGTTCATGGATTGCAGCCGGATGCTTTGATTGTGATCTTACCGGCGCTTGCATTGCCTTCTCGTTTGGCTGGCGCTGCGTTTCTGTTCATGTTCTTGGTTGGGACGGTTTT
Proteins encoded:
- the LOC140883350 gene encoding chloroplast protein FOR GROWTH AND FERTILITY 2-like, whose protein sequence is MERLIHPKACNLKPGPHPLVPRFAGVVSARKMAFSSASFRWAPLRVKSLSCGLQDPSLVSPETREEVSFSVDSTDGLAPKPHFRRLIPLICSSQRKVVKAGAVILLSAILLTVLHPVVVSPAFASFPNAAKTGIPAAVAAGTSLIRVELLSSAWTGFLAGCLHTLSGPDHLAALAPLSIGCSRMESAAVGALWGCGHDAGQLIFGLLFLLLKDRLHIEVLRTWGTRVVGFTLLVIGAMGIREALEVPAPCVVLENGESDVSGYEMIAASPSIGKKKFGFTTFATGIVHGLQPDALIVILPALALPSRLAGAAFLFMFLVGTVFAMGSYTMFIGSCSQALKERIPRVTEKLTWASSLVAIGLGVAILISEFFGLSLY